From Burkholderia sp. WP9, a single genomic window includes:
- a CDS encoding acetamidase/formamidase family protein, which yields MKWLEDSIMMKRGVGADREPVEHHLTEEMQKTYHYTIGPYSQPVLHVKPGDRVVVETRDAFEGKIREETDKPSQVLQVPFLNPQNGPIMIEGAEKGDVVAVYIEKMAPRGDDPHGFCCMIPNFGALTGTDYTALLNEPLPEIVRKIKIDEENVYWSKRNTLPYKPHIGTLSLSPEIDSINSLTPDNHGGNMDVPDMGPGSITYLPVRSPGGRLFIGDAHACQGDGEVCGTAVEYQSTTTVRVDLIKKWQIDWPRLENEDALMSIGSARPLEDATRIAYRELVLWMAAEYGFDKWDAYMMLSQVGKVRLGNFVDPKYTVGAMVAKHYLK from the coding sequence ATGAAATGGCTTGAAGACTCGATCATGATGAAGCGCGGTGTCGGCGCCGATCGCGAGCCGGTGGAGCATCATCTCACCGAGGAGATGCAAAAGACCTATCACTACACGATCGGCCCTTATTCGCAGCCTGTTCTGCACGTCAAGCCGGGGGATCGCGTGGTGGTGGAAACGCGCGACGCCTTCGAAGGCAAGATCAGGGAAGAGACCGACAAGCCCTCGCAGGTGCTACAGGTGCCTTTTCTCAATCCGCAGAATGGGCCGATCATGATCGAAGGCGCGGAGAAGGGCGACGTGGTCGCGGTATATATCGAGAAGATGGCGCCGCGCGGCGACGATCCGCACGGCTTCTGCTGCATGATCCCGAACTTCGGCGCGCTGACCGGCACGGATTACACGGCGCTGCTCAACGAGCCGTTGCCGGAAATCGTACGTAAGATAAAGATCGACGAAGAGAACGTGTACTGGAGCAAACGCAATACGCTGCCGTACAAACCGCATATCGGCACGCTGAGTCTTTCTCCCGAAATCGATTCGATCAATTCGCTCACGCCCGACAATCACGGTGGCAATATGGACGTGCCTGACATGGGGCCGGGCAGCATCACGTATCTGCCGGTGCGCTCTCCGGGCGGGCGGCTATTCATCGGCGACGCGCACGCCTGTCAGGGCGACGGCGAAGTGTGCGGCACGGCCGTCGAGTATCAGAGCACGACGACCGTGCGCGTCGATCTCATCAAGAAGTGGCAGATCGACTGGCCGCGCCTGGAAAACGAGGACGCGCTGATGAGCATCGGCAGCGCGCGGCCGCTGGAGGACGCAACGCGCATCGCCTATCGCGAACTCGTGCTGTGGATGGCGGCGGAGTATGGCTTTGACAAGTGGGATGCGTACATGATGCTGAGCCAGGTCGGCAAGGTACGTCTCGGTAATTTTGTCGACCCAAAATATACGGTCGGCGCGATGGTCGCCAAGCACTACCTGAAGTAA
- a CDS encoding transporter substrate-binding domain-containing protein has product MALSDPIRVGLLSSTTGSTALLEQSQWRGACLAVEEINARGGIGGRELVALHYDPGSDPAAFRELAERLIVKDGVNTIFGGYTSTSRKAMLPVVEKHNRLLIYAQMYEGFEYSDNIIYSGASPNQNGVQLADFMTETFGARVYFVGSSYVYPYECNRTMQELLLQHPEGAILGERYLSLDATRDQFDQVVADIGRKSPDWIFCTVIGETVPYLYEAYARADLDPASMPIGSLNTSETEIHAMERGIATGHFTAAPYFQSIDTPENHRAVRHHQARFGAHTPTDMNWEAAYYQMHMFAEAFARAGSDELGTIMPHLLGSEFTAPQGRVRIDPVNHHMALYPRIGRVNADGQFTILRESKFAVGPDPYMTRQTLGDWVTKLSTRDY; this is encoded by the coding sequence ATGGCATTATCCGATCCCATCCGTGTGGGCCTGCTTAGCTCGACGACCGGCTCGACCGCGTTGCTCGAACAGTCTCAATGGCGCGGCGCGTGCCTCGCCGTCGAGGAGATCAACGCGCGCGGCGGCATAGGCGGACGCGAACTCGTCGCGCTTCACTACGATCCCGGCTCCGATCCGGCCGCGTTTCGGGAACTGGCGGAGCGGCTTATCGTGAAGGACGGCGTCAATACCATTTTCGGCGGCTATACGTCGACCAGCCGCAAGGCGATGCTGCCCGTCGTCGAGAAGCACAACCGGCTGCTGATCTACGCGCAGATGTACGAAGGTTTCGAGTATTCGGACAACATCATCTACAGCGGCGCGTCGCCCAACCAGAACGGTGTGCAACTCGCCGACTTCATGACGGAGACGTTCGGCGCGCGCGTGTACTTTGTCGGTTCGAGCTATGTCTATCCGTACGAATGCAACCGGACGATGCAGGAATTGCTGCTGCAGCATCCCGAAGGCGCGATCCTCGGCGAGCGCTATCTGTCGCTCGATGCCACGCGCGACCAGTTCGACCAGGTGGTCGCGGATATCGGGCGGAAGTCGCCGGACTGGATCTTCTGCACGGTGATCGGAGAGACGGTGCCTTATCTCTACGAGGCTTATGCGCGCGCGGACCTCGATCCGGCCAGCATGCCGATCGGCAGCCTCAACACCTCCGAGACCGAGATTCACGCAATGGAACGCGGCATCGCGACAGGGCATTTCACGGCTGCGCCTTATTTTCAGAGCATCGATACGCCGGAGAATCATCGCGCCGTGCGACATCATCAGGCGCGCTTCGGCGCGCACACGCCAACCGACATGAACTGGGAAGCCGCCTACTATCAGATGCATATGTTCGCGGAAGCGTTCGCGCGTGCCGGCTCGGATGAGCTCGGCACCATCATGCCGCATCTGCTCGGCTCGGAGTTCACCGCGCCGCAAGGCCGGGTGCGCATCGATCCGGTCAATCATCACATGGCTCTTTATCCGCGCATTGGCCGCGTCAATGCCGATGGCCAGTTCACTATCCTGCGCGAATCGAAGTTCGCCGTCGGCCCGGATCCCTACATGACGCGTCAGACGCTCGGGGACTGGGTCACGAAATTGAGCACGCGGGACTACTGA
- a CDS encoding ANTAR domain-containing protein, which produces MSARPDRGQRSLTSSILERNARVVVFHPDDDDGVTLTNHLRRMGFQVERCWPPVDTLPERVDLVFRALRPDERAPKGEWSGPDAPPVICVVAYENPTFIDQAIKLGADGIVTTPVRASGLLSTVVMALYHAKRSRQHAQRIAKLEQKLLDSRHLQEAKKILMTMHRVSEREAYDMLRAQAMEKRITIDDICHSVIQAGEVLQISRGMTSDEGRDKE; this is translated from the coding sequence GTGAGCGCGCGCCCGGACAGAGGCCAACGCAGCCTCACGAGTTCGATCCTCGAGCGCAATGCGCGCGTGGTCGTTTTTCATCCCGACGACGACGACGGGGTGACGCTCACGAACCACCTTCGGCGCATGGGCTTTCAGGTCGAGCGATGCTGGCCGCCCGTGGACACGCTGCCGGAGCGCGTCGACCTCGTGTTCCGTGCATTGCGGCCTGACGAGCGCGCGCCGAAGGGCGAATGGTCGGGACCGGATGCGCCGCCCGTGATCTGTGTGGTGGCCTACGAGAATCCGACCTTCATCGATCAGGCGATCAAGCTCGGCGCGGATGGCATCGTAACGACACCGGTGCGCGCTTCGGGATTGCTGTCCACGGTGGTGATGGCGCTATATCACGCAAAGCGTTCGCGCCAGCACGCGCAGCGTATCGCCAAGTTGGAACAGAAGCTGCTCGACAGCCGGCATTTGCAGGAAGCGAAAAAAATTCTGATGACCATGCATCGCGTGAGCGAACGCGAAGCGTACGACATGCTGCGCGCGCAGGCGATGGAGAAGCGCATAACTATCGACGACATCTGTCACTCCGTCATTCAGGCAGGCGAAGTGCTGCAGATTTCTCGCGGCATGACGTCAGACGAGGGGCGCGATAAAGAGTGA